In a genomic window of Comamonadaceae bacterium OTU4NAUVB1:
- a CDS encoding hydroxypyruvate isomerase family protein: MPRFAANLSMLYPELDFLDRFEAAARDGFQAVEYLFPYEFAAPELAARLRANGLRQVLFNGPPGDWHGGERGLACLPGREREFHDGIERALDYADALDCPRIHVMAGLLPAGLDRADAEALYVDNLRRAAEAARPRGRDLLLEPINTRDIPGFLLNRQDQAHRLVEAVGAPNVKVQMDLYHCQIVEGDVAMKLRRYLPTGQVGHLQIAGVPERHEPDVGELNHRYLFDVIDEVSAQCGWDGWVGCEYRPRRGAVPGGTTDGLGWLPRGTRDAPDVLSA, translated from the coding sequence ATGCCCCGTTTCGCCGCCAACCTGTCCATGCTCTACCCGGAACTCGACTTCCTCGACCGCTTCGAGGCGGCGGCACGGGACGGCTTCCAGGCCGTCGAGTACCTCTTTCCCTACGAGTTCGCCGCGCCGGAGCTCGCCGCGCGGCTGCGGGCGAACGGCCTGCGCCAGGTGCTCTTCAACGGCCCGCCCGGCGACTGGCACGGCGGCGAGCGCGGCCTGGCCTGCCTGCCGGGGCGCGAACGGGAGTTCCACGACGGCATCGAGCGCGCGCTCGACTACGCGGACGCGCTCGACTGCCCGCGCATCCACGTGATGGCCGGCCTGCTGCCGGCCGGGCTCGACCGCGCCGACGCCGAGGCGCTCTACGTCGACAACCTGCGCCGGGCGGCCGAGGCGGCGCGCCCGCGTGGACGCGACCTGCTGCTGGAGCCCATCAACACGCGCGACATCCCGGGGTTCCTCCTCAACCGCCAGGACCAGGCGCACCGCCTCGTCGAGGCCGTCGGCGCGCCCAACGTCAAGGTGCAGATGGACCTCTACCACTGCCAGATCGTCGAGGGCGACGTGGCGATGAAGCTGCGCCGCTACCTGCCCACCGGCCAGGTGGGCCACCTGCAGATCGCCGGCGTGCCCGAGCGCCACGAGCCCGACGTCGGCGAGCTGAACCACCGCTACCTGTTCGACGTCATCGACGAGGTGTCGGCGCAGTGCGGCTGGGACGGCTGGGTCGGCTGCGAATACCGACCGCGGCGCGGCGCCGTGCCGGGCGGCACCACCGACGGGCTGGGCTGGCTGCCGCGCGGCACCCGTGACGCCCCGGACGTGCTCAGCGCCTGA
- a CDS encoding aldolase: MPEDLAREEICRVGRSLFERGHVHATAGNISVRLADGGFLITPTDACLGFLDPARLARLDAQGRQTGGDRASKTIALHARIYAAARRFDAATACVIHTHATHCVALTLRPRPPAGDELLGALTPYFVMKVGRVPVIAYHRPGAPEAADAVAAAIDAYGARGTPIRAAMLTRLGPNVWHETPAAAMAVLEELEETARLRLLSPAEPAPLDAERIEELRRVFGARW, encoded by the coding sequence CTGCCCGAGGACCTCGCCCGCGAGGAGATCTGCCGCGTCGGGCGCAGCCTGTTCGAGCGCGGGCACGTGCACGCCACGGCCGGCAACATCAGCGTGCGGCTGGCCGACGGCGGCTTCCTCATCACGCCGACCGACGCCTGCCTGGGTTTCCTCGATCCCGCGCGCCTCGCGCGCCTGGACGCCCAGGGCCGCCAGACCGGAGGCGACCGGGCCAGCAAGACCATCGCGCTGCACGCGCGCATCTACGCCGCGGCACGGCGCTTCGACGCCGCCACCGCCTGCGTGATCCACACGCACGCCACGCACTGCGTCGCGCTGACCCTGCGGCCCCGGCCGCCCGCGGGGGACGAGCTGCTGGGCGCGCTCACGCCCTATTTCGTGATGAAGGTCGGCCGCGTGCCGGTCATCGCCTACCACCGCCCCGGCGCGCCGGAGGCGGCCGACGCCGTCGCCGCGGCGATCGACGCCTACGGCGCGCGCGGCACGCCGATCCGCGCCGCGATGCTGACGAGGCTGGGCCCCAACGTCTGGCACGAGACGCCGGCCGCTGCGATGGCGGTGCTGGAGGAGCTGGAGGAGACGGCGCGGCTGCGGCTGCTGTCGCCGGCCGAGCCGGCCCCGCTCGACGCCGAGCGGATCGAGGAGCTGCGCCGCGTCTTCGGCGCACGCTGGTAG
- a CDS encoding four-carbon acid sugar kinase family protein — protein sequence MSAVDAPAIALGCIADDFTGATDLANNLVRAGMRVVQTIGVPSGPLAAEVDAVVVALKSRTVAPAEAVAQSLEALAWLRAQGARQIYFKYCSTFDSTPTGNIGPVAEALMDALGCDFTIATPAFPDNGRTVFKGHLFVGDVLLSDSGMKDHPLTPMTDANLVRVLQAQSRRRVGLIDHAVVARGAAAVRERIAALRAAGVGLAVVDAVSNDDLLRLGPALADMPLVTAGSGVAIGLPANFGIAPSARAGALPAAGGARAVVSGSCSLATNAQVRAFVDAGLPARPLDPLRLADEGVDAEVARTLAWAAPLLARGPVLVHSTAATDAVRAVQDRLGVAAAGALVEDAIAAIARGLVALGVRQLVVAGGETSGACVQALGIAQLQIGPQIDPGVPWCHARAEAADGAGLHLALKSGNFGAVDFFTRAFAALA from the coding sequence ATGAGCGCCGTGGACGCCCCCGCCATCGCCCTGGGCTGCATCGCCGACGACTTCACCGGCGCGACCGACCTCGCCAACAACCTCGTGCGCGCCGGCATGCGCGTGGTGCAGACCATCGGCGTGCCGAGCGGGCCGCTGGCGGCGGAAGTCGACGCCGTCGTGGTGGCGCTGAAATCGCGCACCGTCGCCCCGGCCGAAGCCGTGGCGCAATCGCTCGAGGCACTCGCCTGGCTGCGGGCGCAGGGCGCGCGGCAGATCTACTTCAAGTACTGCTCCACCTTCGACTCCACGCCGACGGGCAACATCGGCCCGGTCGCCGAGGCGCTGATGGACGCGCTGGGCTGCGACTTCACGATCGCGACGCCGGCCTTTCCGGACAACGGGCGCACGGTGTTCAAGGGCCACCTGTTCGTGGGCGACGTGCTGCTCAGCGACAGCGGCATGAAGGACCATCCGCTCACGCCGATGACCGACGCCAACCTGGTGCGGGTGCTGCAGGCGCAGTCGCGGCGGCGCGTCGGGCTGATCGACCACGCGGTGGTGGCGCGCGGCGCTGCGGCCGTGCGCGAGCGCATCGCCGCGCTGCGCGCCGCGGGCGTCGGGCTCGCCGTCGTCGACGCGGTGTCCAACGACGACCTGCTGCGCCTGGGCCCGGCGCTGGCGGACATGCCCCTGGTCACGGCCGGCTCGGGCGTGGCGATCGGGCTGCCGGCGAACTTCGGCATCGCGCCCTCGGCGCGGGCCGGCGCCCTGCCCGCGGCCGGCGGCGCGCGGGCGGTGGTCTCGGGCAGCTGCTCGCTCGCCACCAACGCCCAGGTGCGTGCCTTCGTCGACGCCGGCCTGCCGGCACGCCCGCTCGATCCGCTGCGCCTGGCCGACGAAGGCGTCGACGCGGAGGTGGCCCGGACGCTGGCCTGGGCCGCGCCGCTGCTGGCACGGGGGCCGGTGCTGGTCCATTCGACGGCCGCCACCGACGCCGTGCGGGCGGTGCAGGACCGCCTGGGCGTGGCGGCGGCCGGCGCGCTGGTCGAGGACGCGATCGCGGCCATCGCGCGCGGCCTGGTCGCGCTCGGCGTGCGCCAGCTCGTGGTGGCGGGCGGCGAGACCTCCGGCGCCTGCGTGCAGGCGCTGGGCATCGCGCAACTGCAGATCGGCCCGCAGATCGATCCCGGCGTGCCCTGGTGCCACGCCCGGGCCGAGGCGGCCGACGGCGCCGGCCTGCACCTGGCGCTGAAGTCCGGCAACTTCGGCGCCGTCGATTTCTTCACCCGCGCCTTCGCCGCCCTCGCATGA
- a CDS encoding NAD(P)-dependent oxidoreductase, whose protein sequence is MTTIGLIGLGAMGSGMARSLRRAGHAIRVFDVRSEVARDFAEAGGTACASPAELAAGCDVVVSVVVNAQQTEAVLFGPDGAAAALPRGSVFVMCSTVDPNWSIALEARLAALGVLYLDAPISGGAAKAASGDMTMMTAGTPAAYARCGDLLDAMAAKVYRLGDRAGAGSKVKIINQLLAGVHIAAAAEAMALGLREGVDAAALYEVITHSAGNSWMFENRMAHVLAADYTPLSAVDIFVKDLGLVLDTARASKFPLPLASTAHQMFMQASTAGFAREDDSAVIKIFPGIELPARKA, encoded by the coding sequence ATGACCACCATCGGACTGATCGGCCTCGGGGCCATGGGAAGCGGCATGGCGCGTTCGCTGCGGCGTGCCGGCCACGCGATCCGCGTCTTCGACGTGCGCTCGGAGGTCGCGCGCGACTTCGCCGAGGCGGGCGGCACGGCCTGCGCCTCGCCGGCCGAGCTGGCCGCGGGCTGCGACGTCGTCGTCTCGGTCGTCGTGAACGCGCAGCAGACCGAGGCGGTGCTCTTCGGCCCCGACGGCGCCGCCGCCGCCCTGCCGCGCGGCAGCGTCTTCGTGATGTGCTCGACGGTCGACCCGAACTGGTCGATCGCGCTGGAGGCGCGGCTGGCCGCGCTCGGCGTGCTCTACCTGGACGCGCCGATCTCCGGCGGCGCCGCCAAGGCCGCCAGCGGCGACATGACCATGATGACGGCCGGCACCCCGGCGGCCTACGCGCGCTGCGGCGACCTGCTCGACGCCATGGCCGCCAAGGTCTATCGCCTGGGCGACCGGGCCGGCGCCGGCAGCAAGGTCAAGATCATCAACCAGCTGCTCGCCGGCGTGCACATCGCCGCGGCGGCCGAGGCGATGGCGCTGGGCCTGCGCGAGGGCGTCGACGCCGCCGCGCTCTACGAGGTCATCACGCACAGCGCGGGCAACAGCTGGATGTTCGAGAACCGCATGGCGCACGTGCTGGCGGCCGACTACACGCCGCTGTCGGCGGTGGACATCTTCGTGAAGGACCTGGGCCTGGTGCTCGACACCGCGCGCGCGAGCAAATTCCCGCTGCCGCTGGCCTCCACCGCGCACCAGATGTTCATGCAGGCCTCGACCGCCGGCTTCGCGCGCGAGGACGACAGCGCGGTCATCAAGATCTTCCCCGGCATCGAACTGCCGGCGCGCAAGGCATGA
- a CDS encoding tripartite tricarboxylate transporter substrate binding protein — MTRRTFLLAAAAASIAPLAGPARAQSTWPSRPLRVVVPFPPGGLIDSMARLVTPHLAQLLGQPVVVDNKPGAGGNIGAAEVARAAPDGHTLLMASPPLTISPAIYRSLPYAPAQIAPVALLGRVPNVLLVNPSSGIASVGQLTARAKAQPGRLNVASNGNGTSLHLSAELYKSLAGVFLTHIPYRGAAAAITGMLSGEVDLMFDNLPSAIGQVQAGRLKALAVTTTQRSKALPDVPTMAEAGVPGFDVSAWFGLAGPAGLPPAVVTRLEQTLAQVAARPDVIATMSRQGAEPAYLDHAAIRAFMDVDAARWKKVATFANIQLD, encoded by the coding sequence ATGACACGTCGAACCTTCCTGCTCGCCGCCGCCGCGGCGTCGATCGCCCCGCTGGCCGGTCCAGCGCGCGCCCAATCCACATGGCCGAGCCGTCCGTTGCGCGTGGTGGTGCCGTTTCCGCCCGGCGGGCTGATCGACAGCATGGCGCGGCTCGTCACGCCACATCTGGCGCAATTGCTCGGCCAGCCGGTGGTGGTCGACAACAAGCCCGGAGCGGGCGGCAACATCGGCGCCGCCGAGGTGGCGCGCGCCGCGCCCGACGGCCACACGCTGCTGATGGCTTCGCCACCCCTCACGATCAGCCCGGCGATCTACCGGTCGCTGCCGTATGCGCCGGCGCAGATCGCCCCGGTCGCGCTGCTGGGCCGCGTGCCCAACGTGCTGCTGGTCAACCCGTCCAGCGGCATCGCCTCGGTGGGCCAACTCACCGCGCGCGCCAAGGCGCAGCCGGGCCGGCTGAACGTTGCCTCCAACGGCAACGGCACGTCGCTGCATCTGAGCGCCGAGCTCTACAAGAGCCTGGCAGGCGTCTTCCTGACCCACATCCCCTATCGCGGCGCCGCCGCCGCCATCACCGGCATGCTCTCCGGCGAGGTCGACCTGATGTTCGACAACCTTCCCTCGGCCATCGGCCAGGTGCAGGCCGGCAGGCTCAAGGCGCTGGCCGTGACGACCACGCAGCGCAGCAAGGCGCTGCCGGACGTGCCCACGATGGCCGAGGCCGGCGTGCCCGGCTTCGACGTCAGCGCGTGGTTCGGCCTCGCGGGGCCGGCCGGACTGCCGCCGGCCGTCGTGACTCGCCTGGAACAGACGCTCGCCCAGGTGGCGGCGCGACCCGACGTGATCGCCACCATGTCGCGCCAAGGAGCGGAGCCGGCCTACCTGGACCACGCGGCGATACGCGCCTTCATGGACGTCGATGCGGCACGCTGGAAAAAAGTCGCGACATTCGCCAACATCCAGCTCGACTGA
- a CDS encoding tripartite tricarboxylate transporter substrate-binding protein — MKAWWARGALALGISVQAHAQAPASMWPSWPIQIVVTSAAGSAPDLLARTLGAELQKRLGQPVVADNKPGAGGSLGATMSSVMTVSSEGPTEVARFEQTVCSVLLAPAGTSQDVVARRNHEVGDHLRMPQVIARFANTGATTGTDSPAGLRRMAIAKADKWSRVARESGAIAG, encoded by the coding sequence ATGAAGGCATGGTGGGCTCGTGGCGCGCTGGCGCTGGGCATCTCGGTACAGGCGCACGCGCAGGCACCGGCGTCGATGTGGCCGTCCTGGCCGATCCAGATCGTGGTGACGTCGGCTGCGGGATCGGCGCCGGACCTGCTCGCGCGCACCCTGGGCGCCGAACTGCAGAAGCGGCTCGGTCAGCCGGTGGTCGCCGACAACAAGCCCGGGGCCGGCGGCTCGCTCGGCGCCACCATGTCCAGCGTCATGACGGTGTCGAGCGAAGGGCCGACTGAGGTCGCCCGGTTCGAGCAGACGGTCTGTTCCGTCCTGTTGGCCCCTGCCGGCACGTCGCAGGACGTCGTGGCGCGCAGGAACCACGAGGTCGGCGATCACCTGCGGATGCCGCAGGTGATCGCGCGTTTCGCCAACACCGGCGCGACCACCGGCACCGACTCGCCGGCCGGACTCCGCCGGATGGCGATCGCGAAGGCCGACAAATGGTCCCGCGTGGCGCGCGAGTCGGGCGCCATCGCGGGTTGA
- a CDS encoding FadR family transcriptional regulator, whose product MTSRFQSLTPGARLSDRMAEALEIEIRAGRLAAGTRLPTEVVLAEQFAVSRTVVREAVSRLKSLGLVDSRQGSGMYVREPGFMPLSFDARYVGSKTAVIQMVELRRALEAEVAGLAAQRRGASDVSRLRAAIAALTAKVRAGGDGVTEDVAFHRAIAETARNPFLLDTLQYLGQFLIGATRVTRANEARRVDFAAQVADEHDRIVAAIEAGDPAGARLAAASHMDNAIRRIEQADPAFWQQEGEALARPLTGALPTLETLAPAEKPR is encoded by the coding sequence ATGACCTCCCGATTCCAGTCCCTGACGCCCGGCGCGCGCCTGTCCGATCGCATGGCCGAAGCGCTCGAAATCGAGATCCGCGCCGGGCGGCTGGCCGCCGGCACCCGGCTGCCGACGGAAGTGGTGCTGGCCGAGCAGTTCGCCGTCAGCCGCACGGTGGTGCGCGAAGCCGTCTCCCGACTCAAGTCGCTGGGGCTGGTCGATTCTCGCCAGGGCAGCGGCATGTACGTGCGCGAACCGGGCTTCATGCCGTTGAGCTTCGATGCGCGCTATGTCGGTTCGAAGACGGCGGTGATTCAGATGGTCGAACTGCGCCGTGCCCTGGAGGCCGAGGTGGCCGGGCTCGCGGCGCAGCGGCGCGGCGCCAGCGACGTGTCGCGCCTGCGGGCCGCCATCGCGGCGCTGACGGCGAAGGTGCGTGCCGGCGGCGACGGCGTGACCGAGGACGTGGCCTTCCACCGCGCGATCGCCGAGACGGCGCGCAACCCGTTCCTGCTCGACACGCTGCAGTACCTCGGCCAGTTCCTGATCGGTGCCACCCGCGTGACACGCGCGAACGAGGCGCGTCGCGTCGACTTCGCCGCGCAAGTGGCCGACGAGCACGATCGCATCGTCGCAGCGATCGAGGCCGGCGATCCGGCCGGCGCGCGCCTCGCCGCCGCCAGCCACATGGACAACGCGATCCGCCGCATCGAACAGGCCGATCCGGCGTTCTGGCAGCAGGAGGGAGAAGCCCTCGCGCGTCCGCTGACCGGCGCGCTGCCGACACTCGAGACGCTCGCCCCCGCCGAAAAACCGCGCTGA
- a CDS encoding PhoX family phosphatase, with product MNTKISYAAPAVDPDDIGYNRTANPDFNGLIAARLSRRRLFGLGVGTAGAALLGACGGGSDDTPTPAPAPAPAPAPAPAPAPVAQKLGFNAVAKNLADAVAVPAGYTASVLYRLGDPIAAGVAAYANDGSDAASTYDRRAGDHHDGMTFFGVDANGRWSPTAADRGLLVMNHEAITPAFLHATGQTSTGSGTAQTRTVADEVLREFYLHGVSVIETARGANGAWSYRQASGFNRRVHTLTEMAFSGPVARTEAVRTKYSSDGSRVRGTVNNCANGTTPWGTYLTCEENWAGYFRRVAATDNTRRTARELVSFARYGVAGTGRELWATVTPDTADDLYGRWNTEVRGASAATDYRNGANTYGWVVEIDPFAPTSTPKKRTALGRFNHEGACLGPVAVGKPLVWYMGDDSRNEYIYKFVSTRNWDAADIGGGIAAGDKYMDDGRLYAAKFNADGTGRWLEIKLGVNGITAANPAYAFADAADVLVNARLAADAAGATKMDRPEWTAVNPKTGEVYVTLTNTNAASRPIGATDAANPRFYNDPKGTAAAAQRGNPNGHVVRFADDNADAASTTFKWDVYLFGARATASSDINVSALDASNDFSSPDGMWFSQAAPGLLWLETDDGAYTDVTNCMLLAALPGRVGDGGARTLTNVDGATTAAQATIVGKAPGTDGLRRFLVGPKECEITGIAESGDGRALFVNIQHPGEDTAPNYASPASFGSHWPDGGNARPRSATVVITRNDGGLIGL from the coding sequence ATGAACACGAAGATTTCCTACGCCGCGCCGGCCGTCGATCCAGACGACATCGGCTACAACCGCACCGCCAATCCCGATTTCAACGGCCTGATCGCCGCCCGCCTGAGCCGCCGCCGCCTGTTCGGCCTGGGCGTCGGCACCGCCGGCGCCGCGCTGCTCGGCGCCTGCGGTGGTGGCAGCGACGACACGCCCACCCCGGCACCCGCGCCGGCACCGGCGCCGGCCCCCGCCCCCGCGCCGGCCCCGGTGGCGCAGAAGCTGGGCTTCAACGCGGTCGCCAAGAACCTGGCCGACGCCGTCGCCGTGCCCGCCGGCTACACCGCCAGCGTGCTCTATCGCCTGGGCGACCCGATCGCCGCGGGCGTCGCCGCCTACGCCAACGACGGCAGCGACGCCGCGTCGACCTACGACCGCCGCGCCGGCGACCACCACGACGGCATGACCTTCTTCGGCGTCGACGCCAACGGCCGCTGGAGCCCCACGGCGGCCGACCGCGGTCTGCTGGTGATGAACCACGAGGCCATCACGCCGGCCTTCCTGCACGCCACCGGCCAGACCAGCACCGGCAGTGGCACCGCGCAGACCCGCACGGTGGCCGACGAGGTGCTGCGCGAGTTCTACCTGCACGGCGTGAGCGTGATCGAGACCGCGCGCGGCGCCAACGGCGCCTGGAGCTACCGCCAGGCCTCGGGCTTCAACCGCCGCGTCCACACGCTCACGGAGATGGCCTTCTCCGGCCCGGTCGCCCGCACCGAGGCCGTGCGGACCAAGTATTCGAGCGACGGCAGCCGCGTGCGCGGCACGGTCAACAACTGCGCCAACGGCACCACGCCGTGGGGCACCTACCTGACCTGCGAGGAAAACTGGGCCGGCTACTTCCGCCGCGTCGCCGCCACCGACAACACCCGGCGCACGGCGCGCGAGCTGGTCTCGTTCGCGCGCTACGGCGTCGCCGGCACCGGCCGCGAACTCTGGGCCACGGTCACGCCCGACACGGCCGACGACCTCTACGGCCGCTGGAACACCGAGGTGCGGGGCGCCTCCGCCGCCACCGACTATCGCAACGGCGCCAACACGTACGGCTGGGTGGTCGAGATCGACCCGTTCGCGCCCACATCGACACCGAAGAAGCGCACCGCCTTGGGCCGCTTCAACCACGAAGGCGCCTGCCTCGGCCCGGTCGCGGTCGGCAAGCCGCTGGTCTGGTACATGGGCGACGACTCGCGCAACGAGTACATCTACAAGTTCGTCTCGACCAGGAACTGGGACGCGGCCGACATCGGCGGCGGCATCGCGGCGGGCGACAAGTACATGGACGACGGCCGGCTCTATGCCGCGAAGTTCAACGCCGACGGCACCGGCCGCTGGCTGGAGATCAAGCTGGGCGTGAACGGCATCACCGCCGCCAACCCGGCCTACGCCTTCGCCGACGCGGCCGACGTGCTGGTCAACGCCCGCCTGGCTGCCGACGCCGCCGGCGCCACCAAGATGGACCGCCCGGAGTGGACCGCCGTCAACCCCAAGACCGGCGAGGTCTACGTCACGCTGACCAACACCAACGCGGCCTCCCGTCCGATCGGCGCGACCGACGCGGCCAACCCGCGCTTCTACAACGACCCCAAGGGCACGGCCGCGGCGGCCCAGCGCGGCAACCCCAACGGCCACGTCGTGCGCTTCGCCGACGACAACGCCGATGCGGCGTCCACCACCTTCAAGTGGGACGTGTACCTGTTCGGTGCCCGCGCCACGGCCTCGAGCGACATCAACGTCTCGGCGCTCGACGCGAGCAACGACTTCTCCAGCCCCGACGGCATGTGGTTCAGCCAGGCCGCCCCCGGCCTGCTGTGGCTGGAGACCGACGACGGCGCCTACACCGACGTCACCAACTGCATGCTGCTGGCCGCCCTGCCCGGACGCGTGGGCGACGGCGGTGCCCGCACGCTCACCAACGTCGACGGCGCCACCACCGCGGCGCAGGCGACGATCGTCGGCAAGGCCCCGGGCACCGACGGCCTGCGCCGCTTCCTGGTCGGCCCGAAGGAGTGCGAGATCACCGGCATCGCCGAGTCGGGCGACGGCCGCGCGCTATTCGTCAACATCCAGCACCCGGGCGAGGACACCGCGCCGAACTACGCCAGTCCGGCGAGCTTCGGCAGCCACTGGCCCGACGGCGGCAACGCCCGCCCGCGCTCGGCGACCGTGGTCATCACGCGCAACGACGGCGGACTGATCGGGCTCTGA
- a CDS encoding MltA domain-containing protein, with amino-acid sequence MTQGLRWWLAGLAIVATLAGCSTGARLDNNTNTAGAHGAGAGAVPPPGPLNISLTHPKSRWVPVSWSDLPGFADDATHEGWAAMVSNCARPNAVFAPLCQDVRRLAIADADAQRQWMVERLQPYRVESHTGLSDGQLTSYYEPVYDASRRPTTQFNVPLYAAPAGLVPRRPWYTRQQIETLPEVQAGLRGREIAWMADPVDAMMLHIQGSGRLRIAEPDGSQRTVRVAFAATNEQPYRSIQQWLIGQGAGRVSRWPDDTKAWVAQNPLRVQELMWSNPRYVFFREESLVGVDASSGPRGAQGVPLTAGRSIAVDRDSIPYGTPVWLASPGPSVQLARLVVAQDTGSAIVGAVRADYFAGTGTEAGRLAATVNQPLKLWALWPK; translated from the coding sequence ATGACACAAGGACTCCGGTGGTGGCTGGCGGGGCTGGCCATCGTAGCAACGCTGGCGGGATGCTCGACGGGCGCGCGCCTGGACAACAACACGAACACCGCCGGTGCGCACGGCGCCGGTGCCGGCGCGGTCCCTCCGCCGGGGCCGCTGAACATCTCGCTCACGCATCCCAAGAGCCGCTGGGTGCCGGTGTCGTGGTCCGATCTGCCCGGCTTCGCCGACGACGCCACGCACGAGGGCTGGGCCGCCATGGTGTCCAACTGCGCCCGGCCCAACGCGGTCTTCGCGCCGCTGTGCCAGGACGTGCGCCGCCTGGCCATCGCCGACGCCGACGCCCAGCGCCAGTGGATGGTCGAGCGGCTGCAGCCCTATCGCGTCGAATCCCACACCGGCCTGAGCGACGGCCAGCTCACCAGTTACTACGAACCGGTCTACGACGCATCGCGCCGCCCGACGACCCAGTTCAACGTCCCGCTCTATGCCGCCCCCGCCGGGCTGGTGCCGCGTCGGCCCTGGTACACGCGCCAGCAGATCGAGACCCTGCCGGAGGTGCAGGCCGGTCTGCGCGGGCGCGAGATCGCCTGGATGGCTGACCCGGTGGACGCCATGATGCTGCACATCCAGGGCTCGGGACGCCTGCGCATCGCCGAGCCCGACGGCTCGCAGCGCACCGTGCGCGTGGCCTTCGCCGCCACCAACGAACAGCCCTACCGCAGCATCCAGCAGTGGCTGATCGGCCAGGGCGCCGGGCGCGTGAGCCGCTGGCCCGACGACACCAAGGCGTGGGTGGCGCAGAACCCGCTGCGCGTGCAGGAACTGATGTGGAGCAATCCGCGCTACGTGTTCTTCCGCGAGGAATCCCTCGTCGGCGTCGATGCGTCCTCGGGCCCGCGCGGGGCGCAGGGCGTGCCGCTGACGGCGGGGCGTTCCATCGCGGTGGACCGCGACAGCATCCCCTACGGCACGCCGGTCTGGCTGGCCTCGCCGGGGCCGTCGGTGCAGCTCGCGCGGCTGGTGGTGGCCCAGGACACGGGCAGCGCCATCGTGGGCGCCGTGCGCGCCGACTACTTCGCCGGCACCGGCACCGAAGCCGGCCGCCTGGCCGCGACCGTGAACCAGCCGCTGAAGCTGTGGGCCCTGTGGCCCAAGTGA
- a CDS encoding OmpA family protein, translated as MKKLVLATAALAVVLTGCAGMTDTQRNTGIGAGAGALGGAAIGSITGGRAGTGAAIGAGVGALGGYLWSQRMESQKREMEAATRGTGIGVTQTANNELKLAIPSDVSFDTGRSAIKANFAPVLNQFANGLRNNPNAEVRIIGHTDSTGSDSVNNPLSVDRAASTRDYLIARGVPSTAFRIEGRGSREPVADNNSDAGRAQNRRVEIYVGERG; from the coding sequence ATGAAGAAACTCGTTCTCGCCACCGCCGCCCTCGCCGTCGTCCTCACCGGCTGCGCCGGCATGACCGACACGCAGCGCAACACCGGCATCGGCGCCGGCGCCGGCGCCCTGGGTGGCGCGGCCATCGGTTCGATCACGGGCGGGCGCGCGGGCACGGGCGCGGCCATCGGCGCGGGCGTCGGCGCGCTGGGCGGCTACCTGTGGTCGCAGCGCATGGAATCGCAGAAGCGCGAGATGGAAGCCGCCACGCGCGGCACGGGCATCGGCGTGACGCAGACGGCCAACAACGAACTCAAGCTGGCCATCCCGAGCGACGTGTCCTTCGACACCGGTCGCTCGGCGATCAAGGCCAATTTCGCGCCGGTGCTCAACCAGTTCGCCAACGGCCTGCGCAACAACCCCAACGCCGAGGTGCGCATCATCGGCCACACCGACAGCACCGGCAGCGACTCGGTCAACAACCCGCTGTCGGTCGATCGCGCCGCCAGCACGCGCGACTACCTGATCGCGCGCGGCGTGCCGTCCACGGCCTTCCGCATCGAAGGCCGCGGCTCGCGCGAGCCCGTCGCCGACAACAACAGCGACGCCGGCCGCGCCCAGAACCGCCGCGTCGAGATCTACGTCGGCGAGCGCGGCTGA